GCCTTAAAGGGATAttttagaagaagaagaggaagaagaatagTGTGAAGCGTGTGAGACATAGATAATAAAAAGATTAGGCAAGTTTTGGGATTTGGGTATCGATTATTTGTCgggtttctctttttttttttttctggtatTTCTTTCTTGTAATGACCCCTTACAACAACGGCAGTGCACAGAGCGAAGGTGGGTCATCAGGTTCAAGCGGAGGAAAGTGTGTGAGTGGGCCAGACGGGGCCATTTTGAAGAAAGGACCATGGACAGCGGCGGAGGATCATGTTCTAATGGAGTATGTAAAGAAACACGGCGAAGGGAACTGGAATTCAGTTCAGAAGTATTCTGGGCTCAATCGTTGTGGCAAGAGTTGTCGTCTCAGGTGGGCCAACCATCTTCGACCAAACTTGAAGAAGGGTTCCTTTACCCCTGAGGAGGAGAGACTCATTCTTGAACTTCACGCCAAGTATGGCAACAAATGGGCTCGCATGGCCGCCCAAGTATGTACACTATTTATACATTAGTAATGTTTTGTTTGATGTCGTTTCGTTGTTCTTATATTGAGAACGACAATTGCACTTTGTTCTTTGTTCTTCCAGTTGCCTGGACGAACGGACAACGAAATCAAGAACTATTGGAACACAAGGGTGAAGAGGCGCAAACGACAAGGGTTACCTCTATATCCACACGACATTCAACACCTCTCTCCAACGAGCTCACTCACCCCAATAATCCAATCTCCAACGACACCAACGACACCATCGTTTCCCTTCCAGAGCCAAGGCCATGTCCCATTCTCGCCCACTCCGCCATCCCATTCTCCTATGTCTTCTCCAATCCAACCTTTCCCTAGTTTGACCTCTCCTTCCTCTTTTGAACACAACAACTCTTCTTTCACCTTCTCAAACCCTTCATCCTTCACTTTCCAAAGACCTGTTCCCGTTCTCGGTGCCCCTGTTCGTTTCAAGTCGTTTCGCGACTCAAATGGGTTTTCTCTCCAAACCCAACAACAAAGTCCTTGTCCACCTTCTCTTGACCAGTACACGCCGAACCAGTTGAGCGATTCTGGTTGTTTTCAGTTTCCGTTGAATTTTGACCCAACTTTACCTCAAAATATTGGAACCCATTTCGATTCTGAGCTTATGAATTCCTCTGGTTCAATCCGCTCGGTGAAGTCGGAGCTCCCTTCAAGCCAATTTACCCAAATTCATTCGGAAATTAcgtgtaataataataacagcAACAGCAACAGCAACaataacaatactaataataatattaataattgtaaCTCCAAGGTTGTAAGCTCAGCAACAACCCAGAGAAATGGTGGGTTGCTGGAGGACCTTTTAGAGAATCTGTTGGAGGAAGCCCAGAGGTCTGTTGAGAGCTCTTCAGGTGAATCGTAGTATGTGTGATTATgaatttttctaattaagtTAAACTTGTGTCTACAAATAGTTCAAGCTTAGCTTAGTTATTGTTGATTGTTTCACTACGCCTGTGAATTTCAACTGCTATATACCATATTTCTTATGATGGATTTCAGGGAACTACCCGCATTAACTCTGTTTTCAAACATGTAGAATACATAGCATAGCATAGCATAGCATAGCATAGCATGTAAGGTCAAAATTATGACAGGAAAATACTACTTTTCGTTTCTTGTTCATAGATTCGGATAGAATTAAGGAAATAACAATGtgcattcttttctttttaatgcaGAAACAATGCCAAAGCAAGAGTCTAAAGGTCAGGTCAACTGCTTGCCAGAAGACTTATCAAAGCTGTTAAATTTCGTGCCTGCTAATCTTCAGGCTCCAGAATGGTATTGTGATAACAGTGAAAACTCCAGTGGTCAATGTTTAGGTGTTACAGATCATAATCTTTGTCTCGACATGCAGCATTTAGCTTCACTATTCCCTATCGCCTCTGCAGCTGACTGTGGGCAAAACCCTGCCTCTTGGGACAACTTGCCTGACATTTGCAAAGGGTGGTTTAAAAATACTTGAATGATGAGAATTATGAaacctattattattatttaacgaataaaataaaattattttaaatggtaATTAATAAAGCTCTACACTATAATTTGTTTGGTCCAAATCTTTTAAATGTTGAAGCCATATGGCCAAactatacttaataaaataacaGTATGATCATTTcttttatcaataaaagatGGTCTGAACGTGAACGACTCTATATATACGTTGTAGTTTAACACTATAATTGTGTTGGCGTGTAGTTTTAGCGTCATATGATTTCTCTACTCTAACCATCAATTatcaaaactatacaaaaactAGAAAACAAACTGTTCTTTGGATTTTATTCAaggataattaaattataaaattatataaaatttcaaattttaatgttttacatagatgtatatttttaaattttaatagtataaataactattttactaaacttttaattttttactctGCATAAAAATTATCATAATAATCTTCATATAaaatagagattttttttttttaaaaaaaaatctataaaaaattcattatatcattttaaaattgtTATCATTACCGCATCGTACTTGTAGTCATCACTACATTCAAAATTCGTTATCATTATCGTATCTCATTTGCAGTCGGTACAGTTTGCTTAAAACTCACCATATAATTCTtaatctaaaaaataatttatagaaaACTAAACTTATATTACCATTACCTAATCCAATAAAAAAAgagaattataaaaaaataaagattaaaaattgaaatatatatgtatattatatccAAATTGAgatctaaaattataaaaaataaatatatatatatttataatttaaattgagCCATGATATCAAATacttatataaaaatttattatagtgAAAGGAAGAGACAAACTTGAGACTTCTCCAATTAATTAAAggtattatttcacaaaaacataaaaataacaaaaaaattataaaaatacagtttcacggaattttaaacatttttacgatttttttaattttatttacagaaaatacggtctttttatgttgtaatcttgttaatttgttgttgattttttgttatttgtatgttattttttgttgttattttcatgttacttttatgtagttttcttgttaattttatattattttcgtgttatttttcgaaaaaccgtaaaaatgtaaaaaaaaacattttttgaatgtaaaaatgtaattattttacaaaaaatagtgcctaatgtaattattccttaattaaacGCTTATAAAAAGGAAAGAAATGGGTTAGAAGAACATAATTATGAATCCTACAAGTACGTAAATAAAAAATTGCAAACgtaaatcataattaaaaattattatatttcatACTATGTTAAgatctttatattttttttaaaaaatctaaaatgaaaaaagaaagaatagatTATTCCCTACAGTTGTATAGATATTTTAAAGGGTGTTTTCACTTTTgtatttttaatgaaatttattttcaaaaatacgttaatattaaaaactaacCACAATTAGATTATATTTTGCAAAAATACGTGGTTGGGCTTCTTCTCTACCTTGTCACGTATATCTTGAaccaaaaataaagaagaaaaataaacaagctCTGGAGACAACAACTGAACCTCCATTATCGCCATTTTCCGAGTTGCGCCAGTCGATCGACCCGTTCCCAAATCATCGCGTATCCTGAActtaaaaaagaagaaaacgAAACAGAGCTCCGTTGCAATCATCGCGAAGTTGTCGGAGCTTAGCTCTCTGACCCATCCCCAAATCATCTCAATGTGAGTTTCAATCACTCAAATCTCTCCCGTCAAATCCAAAATAAGGTAAGAATTTCAATTGGGAGAGAGTGTTTATAGTAATGGAGATGTTTATGGAGGTGAGTATCGAAAGGGTAAATAGCTCCTGAATTGCTtggttgtttttctttttcagtcATAACATTTCTTTTCAGCTACTACAATTGAAAAATCCTCTGTTCTTGGATCTTGAAAACCTAAGGtaatcataatatttttattcaattatcACAATTGGTTTAACATTTATGTTATATTGTATGTTcaaattgttggaaatattttaccaggatctagatttactaacaagtatgtttcattaacatcctaatatgaattccaaaacaatgaaataaacacatataaagtttaggaaaccttacattgggtgcagcggaatataatgactccttccgttcagatctctagcccttgattcctttctgtagcagagcatcaccaagatctgaacttggatctctttctctccttctttgagtctgattctccttcttgttggttggattcttcacaatcttccacactatgattgagataccacttgatgtgtgtgggcactcactcattcactcaaggctgaataactgaagaagaaaagagagaatgaAGCTTCGGCTATGGTATAGGTAAGATGGCTCAATTTTCCTAAAGGCAAGAAATTCTATcaactttaagtgtgagccatcactatctatttataggtaaccacctaggtttaggttagaattatttggcattaaaataatagaaaaataaatagtagctgcttagtgtggccggccataggatggtatttgggccccactttgcaattttgccattttgtcatttttccatcccattttctcaaaaacgccaattttccaatttaaccacttacatgccaattccaattatttaataactaaaaattaattattacataatattatcatttaatatatttattaattagacatataaagtctcttaattaataaataaaacctagaatctcttttcttacaattttgcccttgcttagtgaaaattaataaactagacatagtctaactttagaattataattgattaattaaaataaattaactgagtcttacaaggagtatggtctcaactagtgtggggaccatgggcctatataaccgagcttccaataagcagatcaagaatttaccaagtaaatccactaacttattaattccttgttgaatccacgcatagaacttagaattgcactctcagtcatatagaacgctctatctgttccacgatatagatacgctataaattatccattgttataatcctaatttgatcaatgatcctctaatagatgatctacattgtatagggatcaaattaccgttacacccttcaatgtattttatccttaaaacacttagcttcgtataaatgatatttcagcgaagtgaaatgagtactcaaccatttatctctgtttagccaagctcgaaggaaattatcgtttcacttctaaatacctatagaagttatagattccatatctatgtttagcgctcccactcaattatactatcatgttcccaaaatgtacgtatcaccctgacccaaaagtaggcttaactaacaaatcaaagaacatgaataatactctttagatcgaacctaatcatatcaggattaagctcatttgatctaggatcaactaggtgatattgaattgaataaatattacggtaaatttaacatatctaatcaaagttcaatattggtccctttcgatgtatactccatacatccgatactggtaaactttttcaatgccctggaaaggacataccacttatccaaggtgtaagaatacctatcgctgattatcatttcagtctaaatccagtgaactgataaatcagggaattaaactttcgaacatataatcaagattatattccactgtgctgacaacactataatcattaataaattcatatgttctggacttaatagaatttatacattaaacaatcatgaaataaatcatgtgaaccatgcaacataaaatgttatttctgatctttattaactagtaaatctaattatatcgaaatgggttttatttagggcacaaaacccaacaaactcccacttgcactaatataaaacaaaaaatgcaattcaaataatctcaacaccttgatatacaaatcaagtgtagtatgtagtatactctccgtaataggatctgacaggttgtattgaacacaacctttcctccaccattacatttccttaatcacaaaatccttgatattgtgaaattcctctctatatgtctactctcttggtgtaacaccctaactaacataggcgcattacgtgatttttaaacatgttgtgcagctcgttgctaatcaacgaggtttatggaaaacgtgattaattaaaatttttgctttttaattaaacttataaaatatttatacaaaagactcgggatcccgattacaaaatcatttacaaaagtttactgtccatacaaaataattgtcgcctagcgactagttacaaaaatagccttgctgtcccgaggatcgtacgctccaggcctaaccgccccgacatgtacaatcttcaccggctcgctcacggtccatcagctctagccttgcctttatctacacataaacgtagcattgtgagtcgacagactcagtaagaaaagcataataatactcatacataaatcccggtcatgatcagacgcccatacccctgatcataaccctaactgccgtgtccaacacgatacagagtccccctaactggcgtgtccaacacggtactgagttctgaacgttcatagggacggtactattgacaagtaacagcctgatcggtcgaaccggtcatactcccattcttggtcatactccggctgtaccgacgtgttacggtatcggctgatcggtcaaaccggtcatactctggctgctggtcatactccaacctgtaccgacgtgatacgtcaaatagtacggaaccaccaacctaagtgtcagcctgatcggtcgaaccggtcatactccggctgctggtcatactccagcctgtaccgacgtgacacagttggatggttcgaagccaacatacataactaatgtaatctaacaggcttcctacatgcacgctaaacatgtaatctacatatgcatactgttatactaatcttacatggattccgaattcaggtgtgccggtcaacctgactggaactatctgcgcggcggattacaggctcctaaaccataaaaatcacaacactataagtgatacgctaaatcacttcccggggacttaaactaggaagtaaaagtttccctatcgataaaaagcatggcaataccccaaaaacataaaatcgaggaaaactagggttcctgaaatttccccaaccggtagaccggttgcccaaccggaattccgattctgggaaatttcagaaccccatccggaattctggatgcacaaccggaattccggttcctcgcagacagaacttcaaaaaatcacacaatgctcaaatcaactccaaatcaaaccaaaacttccagacctgttctatacctcccctagaacatttttaaagcatcaaactcacccagattgcacataaacaaaaatcaccattaaaacccaagctttgagttctaaactcaaacttggttaaacctagataacatgcatccaaactagctcaaatctacttaatcaagcctagaataacctctgaaaacaataacAATCATCTACAGCAAGCAATTAACAGAGCGAACACATTTCTTTGAAAATCATAGCTTTTGAACAAAATTTCACAAAACTTGAACCAAGTAACTAGCATGCATGAAACCTACTTAATTCCATTCAATTCAAGCATAGAAAATCACAGAAAACAACCTAaaactacagcagcaacaacatcaaaattGAACATGCaaccattttcatttttttcttgaaaactaagaaaactaaagagcAGGATTCAAGGCTTACCAAGAGCATAGAATCACCCAAAAATAGCTTGAAACTCAAAGGAAATCCAGCCCTAGCACCCAcacaaccagccgagagagagagagagagaaaaagagagagtgttttccaaattttttctattttctctaactttgaaattttgaagctttgaaaagtaaaatgaaataaaataagggattcttttcagccaacaaataattaaaataaacacataaagttcatttactaagtccactaaaggacaaaatatcattggggcaaaaagaccattttgcccctccacactaaaataacataattaacactaaaggggtatttttgagaaattctaaattcccggccactcccgacattcccaatgtctaataaaccgtcccaaactactaacatactaagttgtgattttactgagccaaacaccgagttccatgttaccgggcaccggaaatgcaaaaatatgaaaactactgaatgacatagaaatgcatctctgaattcaataataacagtataataattatttaaatagctataaataatttcataattaaacgtgattaactgctaatttccaaattaaactaagcggtctttacaactattccccccttaaaaggattttgtccccgaaatctaacctgaataactctggatattgagctctcatatctgactctagctcccaggtggcttcctccacctctttgtttctccagagaactttgaccaaagctatggtcttattccgtaggactttatcctttctatccaggatctgcactggctgttcttcgtaagtcatGTCCGGTCGTTAgctctaggctctcataactgagtatatgagagggatctgaaacgtattttctcaacatcgagacatggaatacgctgtgaactgctgataaagctggaggcaatgctaaccggtatgccacttgacctatcttctcaagaatctcgaaaggtcctgtaaatctagggcataacttgcctcttttcccgaaacgtttgatcctcttcatcggagatacccgtaaaaacacatggtcccctacttggaactcaacatctctgtgtttcggatctgcataacttttctgtctactctgtgaggcaagcattctagcttttatcttctctattgcctcattggtccgctgtactgactctggacctaggtatttcctgtcccctgtctcatcccagtgaatgggagatctacacttcctaccgtataacagttcatagggagccatccctatcgtactctgataactgttgttgtaagaaaattctatcaacggtagatatttattccatgagccttcaaaatccataacacaagctcgcaacatgtcctccaatatctgaattatcctttcggactgaccatctgtctgaggatggaatgctgtactgaatttcagctttgtacccattgctcactgcaaactctgccaaaatttggaggtgaacttcggatccctatccgaaactatagacttcagtaccccgtgaagtcttactatctctctgacatacaattctgccaactgatccactgtaaatgttgttctaaccagcagaaaatgagcagattttgtaAATCGATCTACCACTACcgagatggaatcaaataaacccgtggtcctaggtaacccgaccacaaaatccatcgtgatatcttcccacttccattctggtagggttagaggctgcaacaaccctgctggtctctgatgttcagccttaatctgctgacaagtaaggcatctcgatacgaattctaccaaattcttcttcataccgctccaccagaagtacggtttaagatcttggtacatcttagtggtgccgggatgcagagaatacagggtagaatgagcctcctcaaagatctcattcctgagttccacactattcggaacacaaaccctagctttatacaaaagcatcccgctgtctgacactgaaaagtccctggcttgaccagccaaaacctcatctctgatcttcactaattctggatcagtcatctgagcgactttaattctttccaacagatcagattgtagcgttaagttgtgaagctgacctaccacaaactcaatgccggatctaaccatatcctctgctagctgaggcgagatctgaaccatactagctacttgcccgggaccctttctgctcagggcatcggctactacattggccttcccagggtgataaa
This Cannabis sativa cultivar Pink pepper isolate KNU-18-1 chromosome 6, ASM2916894v1, whole genome shotgun sequence DNA region includes the following protein-coding sequences:
- the LOC115724619 gene encoding transcription factor MYB120 isoform X3 → MTPYNNGSAQSEGGSSGSSGGKCVSGPDGAILKKGPWTAAEDHVLMEYVKKHGEGNWNSVQKYSGLNRCGKSCRLRWANHLRPNLKKGSFTPEEERLILELHAKYGNKWARMAAQLPGRTDNEIKNYWNTRVKRRKRQGLPLYPHDIQHLSPTSSLTPIIQSPTTPTTPSFPFQSQGHVPFSPTPPSHSPMSSPIQPFPSLTSPSSFEHNNSSFTFSNPSSFTFQRPVPVLGAPVRFKSFRDSNGFSLQTQQQSPCPPSLDQYTPNQLSDSGCFQFPLNFDPTLPQNIGTHFDSELMNSSGSIRSVKSELPSSQFTQIHSEITCNNNNSNSNSNNNNTNNNINNCNSKVVSSATTQRNGGLLEDLLENLLEEAQRSVESSSGNYPH
- the LOC115724619 gene encoding transcription factor MYB120 isoform X4, with product MTPYNNGSAQSEGGSSGSSGGKCVSGPDGAILKKGPWTAAEDHVLMEYVKKHGEGNWNSVQKYSGLNRCGKSCRLRWANHLRPNLKKGSFTPEEERLILELHAKYGNKWARMAAQLPGRTDNEIKNYWNTRVKRRKRQGLPLYPHDIQHLSPTSSLTPIIQSPTTPTTPSFPFQSQGHVPFSPTPPSHSPMSSPIQPFPSLTSPSSFEHNNSSFTFSNPSSFTFQRPVPVLGAPVRFKSFRDSNGFSLQTQQQSPCPPSLDQYTPNQLSDSGCFQFPLNFDPTLPQNIGTHFDSELMNSSGSIRSVKSELPSSQFTQIHSEITCNNNNSNSNSNNNNTNNNINNCNSKVVSSATTQRNGGLLEDLLENLLEEAQRSVESSSGES
- the LOC115724619 gene encoding transcription factor MYB97 isoform X1, encoding MTPYNNGSAQSEGGSSGSSGGKCVSGPDGAILKKGPWTAAEDHVLMEYVKKHGEGNWNSVQKYSGLNRCGKSCRLRWANHLRPNLKKGSFTPEEERLILELHAKYGNKWARMAAQLPGRTDNEIKNYWNTRVKRRKRQGLPLYPHDIQHLSPTSSLTPIIQSPTTPTTPSFPFQSQGHVPFSPTPPSHSPMSSPIQPFPSLTSPSSFEHNNSSFTFSNPSSFTFQRPVPVLGAPVRFKSFRDSNGFSLQTQQQSPCPPSLDQYTPNQLSDSGCFQFPLNFDPTLPQNIGTHFDSELMNSSGSIRSVKSELPSSQFTQIHSEITCNNNNSNSNSNNNNTNNNINNCNSKVVSSATTQRNGGLLEDLLENLLEEAQRSVESSSETMPKQESKGQVNCLPEDLSKLLNFVPANLQAPEWYCDNSENSSGQCLGVTDHNLCLDMQHLASLFPIASAADCGQNPASWDNLPDICKGWFKNT
- the LOC115724619 gene encoding transcription factor MYB97 isoform X2; the protein is MEYVKKHGEGNWNSVQKYSGLNRCGKSCRLRWANHLRPNLKKGSFTPEEERLILELHAKYGNKWARMAAQLPGRTDNEIKNYWNTRVKRRKRQGLPLYPHDIQHLSPTSSLTPIIQSPTTPTTPSFPFQSQGHVPFSPTPPSHSPMSSPIQPFPSLTSPSSFEHNNSSFTFSNPSSFTFQRPVPVLGAPVRFKSFRDSNGFSLQTQQQSPCPPSLDQYTPNQLSDSGCFQFPLNFDPTLPQNIGTHFDSELMNSSGSIRSVKSELPSSQFTQIHSEITCNNNNSNSNSNNNNTNNNINNCNSKVVSSATTQRNGGLLEDLLENLLEEAQRSVESSSETMPKQESKGQVNCLPEDLSKLLNFVPANLQAPEWYCDNSENSSGQCLGVTDHNLCLDMQHLASLFPIASAADCGQNPASWDNLPDICKGWFKNT